Proteins from one Ahaetulla prasina isolate Xishuangbanna chromosome 2, ASM2864084v1, whole genome shotgun sequence genomic window:
- the CREBRF gene encoding CREB3 regulatory factor, whose protein sequence is MSYTLPTNPEKKLEQNLQARKTKKLELNLEDLGLEMPQPSVSGMDPPFGDAFQSHMFSEQTLISTDLLANNSDPDFMYELDRGMDCQQSSRDNLLSVEDCKEFENLETLTEILDTEMSFPANWDQWDTYCEDLTKYTKLTSCDIWGTKEVDYLGLDDFSSPYQDEEVISKTPTLAQLNSEDSQPVSDPLCYSELLFNAKQTQLTSLPTKKITRAAAPVCSSKTAQAEAPLSEFAQKASKANSSTQIMVKTNMYNNEKVNIHIECKDYVKKAKVKINPVHQNRSALSQANADAAKENTCYCGAVAKRQEQKGIDLLQNHSAPVLPFKETQALLLTPPQEAPGLIAEKSSLSASTSVSDPSQKKEEHNYSLFVSDGSADHAGTADPDEDEDDEEELEDEDHDEGFGSEHELSENDEEEDYEDDKDDDISDTFSEPGFENDSVEDLKDLTAISCRKRGKRRYFWEYSEQLTPSQQERMLRPSEWNRETLPSNMYQKNGLHHGKYAVKKSRRTDVEDLTPNPKKLLQIGNELRKLNKVISDLTPVSELPLTARPRSRKEKNKLASRACRLKKKAQYEANKVKLWGLNTEYDNLLFVINSIKQEIVNRVQSPKDERVTNMSQKLDVLIKDTLGQPVSGQTSEFVNQVLEKTAEGDPTGGLVGLRIPTSKI, encoded by the exons ATGAGTTATACGCTGCCTACTAACCCGGAAAAAAAGCTGGAACAGAATTTGCaagcaaggaaaacaaaaaagttgGAATTGAATTTGGAGGATCTGGGCCTGGAAATGCCTCAG ccCAGTGTGAGTGGAATGGACCCTCCATTTGGAGATGCCTTTCAAAGCCACATGTTTTCGGAACAGACACTGATCAGCACAGATCTCTTGGCTAATAATTCTGACCCAGATTTCATGTATGAATTG GACAGAGGAATGGATTGCCAACAGAGTTCCAGGGACAATCTCCTTTCTGTAGAGGACTGTAAAGAATTTGAGAACTTAGAGACTCTTACTGAGATTCTGGATACTGAAATGTCTTTCCCTGCTAATTGGGATCAGTGGGATACTTACTGTGAAGAtttaacaaagtatacaaaattaaCCAGCTGTGACATTTGGGGAACAAAAGAGGTGGACTATTTAGGTCTTGATGATTTTTCAAGCCCGTATCAAGATGAAGAGGTAATAAGTAAAACTCCAACTCTGGCTCAGCTCAACAGTGAGGACTCTCAGCCTGTCTCAGATCCACTATGCTATTCAGAGTTGCTGTTCAATGCAAAACAAACCCAATTAACGTCTCTGCCAACCAAGAAAATTACAAGAGCAGCCGCGCCAGTTTGTTCATCAAAAACTGCTCAGGCTGAAGCACCTTTATCTGAGTTTGCTCAGAAAGCAAGCAAAGCCAATTCAAGCACACAAATCATGGTTAAGACCAATATGTACAATAATGAGAAAGTGAATATTCACATTGAATGTAAGGATTATGTTAAAAAGGCAAAAGTGAAGATAAATCCAGTGCACCAGAACAGGTCCGCTCTGAGCCAGGCAAATGCTGATGCTGCAAAAGAAAACACCTGCTATTGTGGAGCTGTAGCAAAGAGACAAGAGCAGAAAGGAATTGACCTCCTTCAGAATCACAGTGCTCCTGTATTGCCTTTCAAAGAGACTCAGGCTCTGCTTCTCACGCCACCCCAGGAAGCTCCAGGACTTATTGCTGAGAAGAGCAGCCTCTCTGCTAGCACCTCGGTGTCAGATCCTTCACAGAAAAAAGAAGagcataattattctctttttgTTAGTGATGGCTCAGCTGATCATGCAGGCACAGCCGATCCTGATGAGGATGAAGATGATGAGGAAGAGTTGGAAGATGAAGATCACGATGAAGGCTTTGGAAGTGAGCACGAACTATCTGAAAACGATGAAGAGGAGGATTATGAGGATGATAAAGATGATGACATCAGTGATACATTTTCTGAACCAG GTTTTGAAAATGATTCTGTAGAAGATTTGAAAGATTTGACTGCAATATCTTGTCGAAAAAGAGGCAAGCGGAGATACTTCTGGGAATATAGTGAACAACTGACGCCATCACAGCAGGAAAGAATGTTAAGGCCTTCCGAGTGGAATCGAGAAACCTTACCAAGCAACATGTATCAGAAGAACGGATTACATCATG GAAAATATGCTGTTAAAAAGTCACGAAGGACTGATGTAGAAGATCTGACACCTAACCCTAAAAAACTACTACAAATTGGAAATGAACTTAGGAAACTGAATAAAGTAATTAGCGATTTGACCCCTGTCAGTGAACTTCCCTTAACAGCAAGACCAagatcaaggaaagaaaaaaataaacttgcCTCTAG GGCTTGCCGACTGAAAAAGAAAGCTCAGTATGAAGCCAACAAAGTTAAACTTTGGGGACTCAATACTGAATATG ATAACTTACTGTTTGTGATCAATTCTATCAAGCAAGAAATTGTGAACAGAGTGCAGAGTCCTAAAGATGAGAGAGTAACAAATATGAGTCAGAAACTTGATGTACTTATTAAAGACACTCTTG